One genomic region from Capillibacterium thermochitinicola encodes:
- the metG gene encoding methionine--tRNA ligase, with protein sequence MGKFYVTTPIYYPSDNLHIGHAYTTVVADALARYHRLLGEDVYFLTGTDEHGQKIQRRAEAAGKTPQAFVDEIVDNIKSLWKLLKISNDDFIRTTEPRHTEKVQRIFQRLYDQGDIYKSEYEGLYCTPCEAFWLERQLVDGKCPDCGREVEKVREESYFFRLSKYADRLMAHIEANPDFIQPVSRKNEMINNFLRPGLEDLCVSRTTFSWGIPVPFDQKHVIYVWLDALTNYITALGYPDEAGKGGLFDRFWPADLHLVGKEIVRFHTIIWPIILMALGLPLPKQVFGHGWLVLDGGKMSKSKGNVIDPVVLVEKYGLDAVRYFLLREVPFGADGVYSEEALVLRINTDLANDLGNLLHRTLSMVEKFAGGVVPAPGGYGPLEEALIAEANLTLEKVQKHMDKLEVSDALAAIFALIGRANKYIDEAAPWSLNKQGNRERLGTVLYTMVEVIRLSAVLLTPFLVETPARIFAQLGLDTDPTAQGLVAGGKWGQYPAGTKVRKGDPLFPRIEWEKETGAEKEKPAPAQPQEKAAPPAAEPEQITYEEFAKIQLRVAKVLAAERLEGTDKLLRLQVRLGSEERQIVAGIAKYYQPEELVGKEIVVVANLKPAKLRGVLSQGMLLAASNGDQLALVVPEKTVGDGAEVR encoded by the coding sequence ATGGGGAAATTCTATGTGACAACACCAATTTACTATCCCAGTGACAATTTACATATTGGTCATGCCTACACAACGGTGGTCGCCGATGCGTTGGCCCGTTACCACCGGCTGCTGGGGGAGGATGTTTATTTCCTTACCGGCACCGATGAGCACGGGCAAAAGATCCAGCGCCGGGCGGAGGCGGCGGGTAAAACGCCACAGGCGTTTGTTGACGAGATTGTCGACAATATTAAATCTTTATGGAAATTACTGAAAATTAGCAACGATGATTTTATCCGGACAACCGAGCCCCGCCACACCGAAAAAGTGCAGCGCATCTTCCAACGGTTGTACGATCAAGGGGATATTTACAAAAGTGAGTACGAAGGCCTCTACTGTACACCGTGCGAAGCCTTTTGGCTGGAACGCCAGCTGGTGGACGGGAAATGTCCGGATTGCGGGCGCGAAGTGGAAAAAGTCCGTGAGGAAAGCTACTTTTTCCGCTTGTCAAAATATGCGGACCGCCTGATGGCCCACATTGAAGCGAATCCCGATTTCATCCAGCCGGTTTCGCGGAAAAACGAGATGATCAACAATTTTTTGCGGCCGGGCCTGGAAGATCTTTGTGTTTCGCGGACGACTTTTTCGTGGGGGATTCCCGTCCCCTTTGACCAAAAGCATGTGATCTACGTTTGGCTTGACGCCTTGACCAATTATATTACGGCTTTAGGTTACCCTGACGAGGCGGGGAAAGGCGGCCTTTTTGACCGGTTCTGGCCGGCCGACCTGCACCTGGTCGGGAAAGAGATTGTCCGCTTCCACACGATCATCTGGCCGATCATCTTGATGGCGTTGGGCTTGCCTTTACCGAAGCAGGTTTTTGGCCACGGCTGGCTGGTTTTGGACGGCGGGAAAATGTCCAAATCCAAGGGGAATGTGATCGATCCGGTGGTTTTGGTGGAGAAATACGGATTGGATGCGGTCCGGTATTTTCTTCTGCGGGAGGTGCCCTTTGGGGCGGACGGCGTCTATTCGGAAGAGGCGCTGGTCCTCCGGATTAATACAGATTTGGCTAACGACCTGGGGAATCTTTTGCACCGTACCCTCTCGATGGTGGAGAAGTTCGCCGGCGGAGTGGTTCCCGCGCCCGGGGGGTACGGACCATTGGAAGAAGCCTTGATCGCGGAGGCCAACCTGACTTTGGAAAAAGTCCAAAAACACATGGACAAACTGGAGGTCTCCGACGCTCTGGCCGCCATCTTTGCGCTGATTGGCCGGGCGAACAAGTATATTGACGAGGCGGCACCCTGGAGCTTGAATAAACAGGGTAACCGGGAGCGGCTGGGTACGGTCCTTTATACGATGGTCGAAGTGATCCGGTTGAGTGCGGTCCTGCTGACACCTTTCCTGGTGGAGACCCCGGCCCGGATCTTTGCCCAGTTGGGCCTGGATACGGACCCGACCGCCCAGGGGTTGGTGGCCGGAGGGAAATGGGGTCAGTACCCGGCCGGGACCAAAGTACGTAAAGGCGACCCGCTTTTCCCGCGGATCGAATGGGAAAAGGAGACCGGTGCGGAGAAGGAAAAACCGGCTCCCGCGCAACCGCAGGAAAAGGCGGCCCCGCCGGCGGCGGAACCGGAGCAGATTACCTATGAAGAGTTTGCCAAAATCCAATTGCGGGTGGCCAAGGTTCTGGCGGCGGAGAGGCTGGAAGGCACCGATAAACTGCTGCGTTTGCAGGTCCGGCTGGGGAGCGAAGAGCGGCAGATTGTGGCCGGGATCGCCAAGTATTACCAACCGGAGGAGTTGGTCGGTAAGGAGATTGTGGTCGTGGCCAACCTGAAACCGGCCAAACTGCGGGGGGTCCTCTCCCAGGGCATGCTCCTGGCGGCGAGTAATGGCGATCAGTTGGCCCTGGTTGTTCCCGAAAAGACGGTGGGGGACGGGGCGGAAGTCCGATGA
- the tyrS gene encoding tyrosine--tRNA ligase: MLANALDLLKERGFFKQVTHEDELRNALASGEVTGYVGFDPTADSLHVGHLMGIMGLAHLQRAGHRPIALVGGGTVMIGDPSGRTELRQMLSVEVINRNAERIKKQLSHYLDFESGRALLVNNADWILPLNYIEFLREIGSQFSVNRMLTAECFRARMERGLSFIEFNYMLLQAYDFLVLHRKYGCILQMGGDDQWSNILAGTDLIRRLEGKEAYGLTWPLLTTASGKKMGKTEAGAVWLDPAKTTPFDFYQYWRNTHDDDVERFLACFTFLPMDEVRRLGALRDKEINEAKKILAFEVTKLAHGEEEARKAQETAERLFAEGGQGGAAVPVTKVQRAAYPAGIPLLDLLVLTGLVPSKKEGRRLIDQGGLQLNQKPVTEVGMIIQPQDYQESGLLLQKGKKVFHKVEFN; encoded by the coding sequence GTGTTGGCAAACGCATTGGATCTTTTAAAGGAAAGGGGATTCTTCAAGCAAGTTACCCATGAGGATGAGCTCCGTAATGCGCTGGCATCCGGGGAAGTCACCGGCTATGTGGGTTTTGATCCGACGGCCGACAGCCTCCATGTCGGCCACTTGATGGGAATTATGGGCCTGGCCCATCTCCAAAGGGCGGGCCACCGTCCGATCGCGTTGGTAGGAGGCGGGACGGTTATGATCGGCGATCCGAGCGGCCGGACTGAACTGCGCCAGATGCTCTCCGTCGAAGTGATCAACCGGAATGCGGAGCGGATCAAAAAACAACTCAGCCACTACTTGGATTTCGAAAGCGGCCGGGCTTTACTGGTCAATAACGCCGACTGGATCCTTCCATTAAACTATATTGAGTTTCTGCGTGAGATCGGGTCCCAATTTTCGGTGAACCGGATGTTAACTGCCGAGTGCTTCCGGGCCCGCATGGAACGGGGACTCTCCTTTATCGAGTTTAACTACATGCTGTTGCAAGCTTACGACTTTCTGGTTTTGCACCGGAAATATGGTTGCATTTTGCAGATGGGCGGCGATGACCAATGGTCAAATATCCTGGCGGGGACCGACCTGATCCGGCGCTTGGAAGGGAAAGAGGCCTATGGTCTGACCTGGCCATTGTTGACAACGGCCAGCGGAAAGAAGATGGGCAAGACCGAAGCCGGTGCGGTCTGGCTGGATCCGGCCAAGACCACGCCCTTTGACTTTTATCAATACTGGCGGAACACCCACGACGATGATGTGGAACGCTTTTTAGCCTGCTTTACCTTCCTGCCGATGGATGAGGTGAGAAGGCTGGGGGCTTTGCGCGACAAAGAGATCAACGAAGCCAAAAAGATCCTGGCCTTTGAAGTAACCAAGCTGGCCCACGGGGAGGAAGAGGCCCGCAAAGCCCAAGAAACGGCCGAGCGTCTGTTTGCGGAAGGAGGCCAAGGCGGTGCGGCGGTGCCCGTCACCAAAGTGCAAAGGGCCGCCTACCCCGCTGGGATTCCCCTGCTCGACCTTTTGGTCCTGACGGGTTTGGTCCCATCGAAAAAGGAAGGCCGCCGTTTGATCGACCAAGGAGGTTTACAGCTTAACCAAAAACCCGTCACTGAAGTGGGCATGATAATTCAACCCCAGGATTACCAGGAGTCCGGCTTGCTTTTGCAAAAGGGAAAGAAAGTCTTCCATAAAGTGGAGTTTAATTAA
- a CDS encoding AbrB/MazE/SpoVT family DNA-binding domain-containing protein translates to MMMKSTGIVRKVDELGRVVIPIELRRTLRIEEKDALEIYVDGERIILKKYEPACIFCGNADNVRNFKEKNICQDCLDAMKVVS, encoded by the coding sequence ATCATGATGAAATCCACCGGAATTGTCCGTAAGGTAGATGAGTTGGGCCGGGTTGTTATTCCCATCGAATTACGTCGCACCCTTCGCATCGAAGAGAAAGATGCTTTAGAGATTTACGTCGACGGGGAAAGAATTATCCTCAAGAAATATGAACCAGCCTGTATCTTTTGCGGAAATGCCGATAATGTCCGAAATTTCAAGGAAAAAAACATCTGCCAGGATTGTTTGGATGCCATGAAAGTCGTCTCTTAA
- a CDS encoding TatD family nuclease-associated radical SAM protein, which produces MGNIFAYSIEDRLYLNITNRCPNRCVFCIRHNERGVGYDLWLDREPSVEEVLAAAGDVSAYREVVFCGYGEPLLRWEVVVGVARALKERFGVPIRINTNGLAEAVLGQPILPHLAGLVDVISISLNAADAAMYDRLCHSELGPEAYPALLRFIRDSKLYIPRVIVSVVAIPNFDPEPARRLARELGVELRIRPYQTE; this is translated from the coding sequence ATGGGTAATATTTTTGCGTATTCAATCGAAGACCGTCTTTATCTAAATATCACCAACCGGTGTCCGAACCGTTGTGTTTTTTGTATTCGCCATAATGAGCGGGGGGTCGGGTACGACCTGTGGCTGGACCGGGAACCGTCGGTGGAGGAGGTCCTGGCGGCGGCCGGTGATGTCTCGGCCTACCGGGAAGTTGTTTTCTGTGGGTACGGCGAGCCTCTACTCCGGTGGGAGGTGGTGGTCGGGGTCGCCCGCGCCTTGAAAGAACGTTTCGGGGTACCGATCCGGATTAACACCAATGGTTTGGCCGAGGCGGTGCTGGGACAGCCGATCCTGCCCCATCTGGCCGGCTTGGTGGATGTCATTTCGATTAGTTTAAATGCGGCCGATGCGGCCATGTACGATCGTTTATGCCATTCCGAACTGGGGCCGGAGGCCTATCCGGCTTTGCTCCGTTTTATCCGGGACAGTAAGTTGTATATCCCGCGGGTCATCGTGTCGGTGGTAGCGATCCCGAATTTTGATCCGGAACCCGCCAGGCGGCTCGCCCGCGAGCTCGGGGTGGAACTGCGGATTCGCCCCTACCAAACCGAATAG
- a CDS encoding GGDEF domain-containing protein, translating to MKEKRHADQGAIVFLRFSQQPDWAGEMFPRLKEALTDLTLELKVQRKKIKIIPVRLADDRLLLLYPGLTPRRALMITGRLQVVYSRRVATRGGLSPDFRTNVIGYGPGEKEMTAFLRLVFHHFLPETESTEKDSGAVEELLTTLVPHIAESYLLLDQAQNLALCDDVSGLPNHRAAQTVLGEKLNKSLKEQAPFSILFVDGDNLRQYNDVSYQKGNCMIRKLGEILASQLRRGDFLARWFSGDEFLIVLPGADRRKAVRVGERLRLLVEETTRDWLFPITISVGVASFPEDGKNLEELLRKAEEANALAKKSGKNQVCEARACYGESAAAVYQKKKTC from the coding sequence TTGAAAGAAAAGCGCCATGCCGACCAGGGTGCCATTGTCTTTCTACGGTTCTCCCAACAACCGGATTGGGCGGGAGAAATGTTCCCGAGACTAAAGGAAGCACTCACCGATTTGACGCTGGAATTAAAGGTGCAGAGAAAGAAGATAAAGATTATCCCGGTCCGGCTTGCCGACGATCGGTTATTACTGTTATATCCGGGGCTCACGCCAAGACGGGCGCTGATGATTACCGGTCGGTTGCAGGTCGTTTACAGCAGGCGGGTGGCGACGAGGGGCGGTCTTAGTCCCGATTTTCGGACTAATGTGATCGGATATGGTCCAGGCGAAAAGGAAATGACGGCCTTTTTGCGTCTGGTTTTTCATCATTTTTTACCGGAAACGGAAAGCACGGAGAAGGATTCGGGGGCGGTGGAAGAACTCCTGACTACTCTGGTGCCGCATATTGCCGAAAGTTATTTGCTGCTTGACCAAGCCCAAAACCTGGCCCTTTGCGATGATGTCTCCGGTTTGCCCAACCACCGGGCGGCCCAGACTGTCCTGGGGGAAAAGCTAAATAAATCCCTTAAGGAGCAGGCCCCGTTCAGCATCCTCTTTGTGGACGGGGACAACCTCCGGCAGTATAATGACGTCAGCTACCAGAAGGGTAACTGTATGATCCGGAAACTCGGTGAGATTCTGGCCAGCCAGTTGCGGCGGGGTGATTTTTTGGCCCGCTGGTTTTCGGGAGATGAGTTTTTAATTGTCCTCCCCGGTGCCGACCGCCGGAAAGCCGTGCGTGTTGGCGAACGCTTACGGCTTCTGGTGGAAGAGACCACGCGGGACTGGCTTTTTCCGATTACGATATCGGTGGGGGTGGCCAGCTTCCCCGAGGACGGGAAGAACTTGGAAGAGCTGCTCCGGAAGGCGGAAGAAGCCAATGCCCTGGCGAAAAAGAGCGGCAAAAATCAGGTCTGTGAGGCAAGGGCTTGTTACGGGGAGAGTGCCGCCGCGGTCTACCAGAAGAAAAAAACCTGTTGA
- a CDS encoding TatD family hydrolase has translation MRLFDTHCHLNDEAYQGDLTAVLERARRAGVARMLVVGYDLPSSRRALALAEAEEGIYAAVGIHPHEAAAVTAADLDRLEEMMAHPKVVALGEIGLDYHYENSPRRAQQEALRAQLALARKAGKPVVIHGREAHADLVAALKAEGGCYQGVMHCYSGSKEAARDYLEMNLHISVAGPVTFKNARKLLEVVPALPPDRLLIETDAPYLAPHPWRGRRNEPAYLLAVAERVAELLGMTAEAVADLTWNNGAACFGLTP, from the coding sequence ATGAGACTCTTCGACACCCACTGTCACTTGAACGACGAAGCTTATCAAGGCGATTTGACCGCCGTTTTAGAGCGGGCGCGCCGCGCGGGGGTAGCCCGGATGCTGGTGGTTGGGTACGACCTGCCCTCTTCCCGCCGGGCCTTGGCTTTGGCCGAGGCCGAAGAGGGGATTTACGCTGCGGTCGGGATTCATCCGCATGAGGCGGCGGCCGTCACCGCCGCCGACCTTGACCGTTTGGAAGAGATGATGGCCCACCCGAAAGTCGTTGCCCTTGGGGAAATCGGCCTTGATTACCATTATGAGAATTCACCCCGCCGGGCGCAACAGGAAGCTCTCCGGGCCCAGCTGGCCTTGGCGCGGAAGGCCGGAAAACCGGTGGTGATTCACGGGCGGGAAGCCCACGCCGATTTGGTGGCGGCCCTGAAAGCGGAGGGCGGCTGTTACCAGGGTGTAATGCATTGTTATTCCGGGAGCAAAGAAGCAGCCCGCGATTATTTAGAGATGAATCTCCATATCTCGGTGGCCGGGCCGGTGACTTTTAAGAATGCCCGGAAACTGCTGGAAGTGGTGCCGGCTCTGCCTCCGGATCGTTTGTTGATCGAAACCGATGCGCCCTATTTGGCCCCCCACCCCTGGCGGGGACGGCGGAACGAGCCGGCCTACCTGTTGGCGGTAGCCGAACGCGTTGCCGAGCTCTTGGGGATGACGGCGGAGGCGGTGGCGGATCTGACCTGGAACAACGGCGCGGCCTGTTTCGGGCTGACACCCTAA
- the rsmI gene encoding 16S rRNA (cytidine(1402)-2'-O)-methyltransferase produces the protein MNEEYRASNQPQGEPVAGCLYLVTTPIGNLEDLTPRAARILKEVDLIAAEDTRQTRKLLAHLGIQQRIVSYYREKEQERAALLLEYLKNGAQIAVVSDAGTPGLSDPGAVLVAKAVASGIQVVPVPGVSACLAALVASGLPTHRFVFEGFLPRKPKEKKARLAALAGEERTIVLYEAPHRLTETLELLARQLGPERPVVIARELTKKFEEFWRGTLAEAVRVWSARDVRGEFTLVLAGRSPEAEEEPEAADYECLYQEIQQRCRAGEKASAVIREIAQRDNLSRSDLYQYYQKRKGD, from the coding sequence ATGAACGAGGAATACAGGGCGAGCAATCAACCGCAAGGCGAACCGGTGGCCGGGTGTTTGTACTTGGTCACCACCCCCATCGGTAATCTGGAGGATTTAACCCCCCGGGCGGCCCGGATCTTGAAAGAAGTGGATTTAATCGCCGCCGAGGATACCCGGCAGACCAGGAAACTCCTGGCTCACCTTGGTATTCAGCAGCGGATCGTCAGTTATTACCGGGAGAAGGAACAGGAAAGGGCGGCGCTGCTGCTGGAGTACCTGAAAAACGGGGCGCAGATTGCAGTGGTCAGTGATGCGGGGACGCCGGGGCTCTCCGATCCCGGCGCTGTTTTGGTGGCAAAAGCAGTGGCGTCCGGCATTCAGGTCGTCCCGGTGCCCGGAGTTTCGGCTTGCCTGGCGGCGCTGGTGGCTTCCGGTCTGCCCACCCACCGGTTTGTCTTCGAAGGTTTTTTGCCCCGGAAGCCAAAGGAGAAAAAAGCCCGTCTGGCCGCCCTGGCCGGTGAAGAACGGACCATTGTCCTTTATGAAGCTCCCCATCGTTTAACCGAAACCCTCGAGCTTCTTGCCCGGCAGCTTGGCCCGGAGCGGCCGGTGGTGATTGCCCGGGAATTAACGAAGAAATTTGAAGAATTCTGGCGGGGAACGCTGGCGGAGGCGGTCCGGGTCTGGTCGGCCCGGGATGTAAGAGGCGAATTTACGCTGGTGTTGGCGGGCCGTTCGCCGGAAGCCGAGGAGGAGCCGGAGGCGGCCGACTATGAGTGTTTATACCAGGAAATACAACAACGCTGCCGCGCCGGGGAGAAAGCCTCCGCCGTGATTCGCGAGATTGCCCAGCGGGACAATCTGTCCCGAAGCGACCTTTATCAGTACTACCAAAAAAGAAAAGGGGATTAA
- a CDS encoding CBO0543 family protein, whose product MVGVGLWFVFLLVVPRREWRDLYPTIVFTALLATITDLLGVTLGQWEYIGPTTGGLSLWSDLGIAPPQGGFAVYLSRRYPRWAWLNWFVWIGANAVGEWLFVQWGLIRYHQWNTLKASLFYIPFFALIFLQERWWRTEQAASKAAESAVGSGPKRIFTGRRD is encoded by the coding sequence TTGGTCGGAGTTGGTTTATGGTTTGTTTTTCTTCTCGTCGTCCCGCGGCGGGAGTGGCGTGACTTATACCCAACCATCGTTTTCACGGCTTTACTGGCGACCATTACCGACCTGCTGGGGGTCACTCTCGGCCAATGGGAATACATCGGGCCGACGACCGGCGGTTTAAGTCTCTGGTCTGATTTGGGTATTGCCCCCCCACAAGGGGGGTTTGCCGTTTATTTGTCGAGACGGTATCCCCGTTGGGCTTGGTTGAACTGGTTCGTTTGGATTGGGGCCAATGCCGTGGGCGAATGGCTCTTTGTGCAGTGGGGCCTCATCCGTTATCACCAGTGGAATACTTTAAAAGCCAGCCTTTTCTATATTCCCTTCTTTGCCCTGATCTTTCTTCAGGAGCGGTGGTGGCGTACGGAGCAGGCCGCCAGTAAGGCGGCCGAGTCGGCCGTTGGGTCCGGCCCAAAGAGGATTTTTACCGGCCGGCGTGATTAG